From the Micromonospora echinospora genome, the window AGCGACGTGATGCGCGAGAACGAGCGCGCCCGACGCTCGGACGACGAGATCAGGGCGGGCCTCAAGCACATCTGGGACGTCATGGAGGCATGCGTGCGCTCGTCCATCGGTCGCCCGGGCGTGCTGCCCGGCGGCTTGCAGGTACGCCGCAGGGCGGGCGACTGGGCGGCGCGGCTGGCAGCGGAGGATCCCGACCACGACGGCGAGCACTGGCAACAGCGAGTGAACCTCGTCGCCCTCGCCGTGAACGAGGAGAATGCGAGCGGCGGGCGGGTCGTGACCGCGCCGACGAACGGGGCGGCGGGCATCGTGCCCGCCGTGCTCTACTACGCGCTGCACTACACGTCCGCAGGTCGATCGACGGCCGAGGGCGCTCGCGAAGAGGTCATCGAGCGGTTCCTTCTCACCGCGGCGGCGATCGGCACACTGTACAAGGCCAACGCCTCGATCTCGGGTGCCGAGGTCGGTTGCCAAGGGGAGGTCGGATCGGCGTCGTCGATGGCGGCGGCGGGACTGGCCGAGATCATGGGCGGGACCCCTCGCCAAGTCGAGAACGCCGCCGAGATCGCGATGGAGCACAACCTCGGTCTGACGTGCGATCCGATCCGCGGGCTCGTGCAGATCCCGTGCATCGAACGCAATGCGATCGCCGCGTCGAAGGCCATCAATGCGGCGCGAATGGCTCTGTGGGGCGACGGCGAGCACCGCGTCTCGCTCGACCAGGTGATCACGACGATGCGCGACACGGGCGCAGACATGAGCCACAAGTACAAGGAGACGGCGCTGGGTGGCCTCGCCGTCAACGTGGTCGAGTGCTGACGGGGCGAGGGTCGACATGCTGAAGCGCACGGTGTTCGCGGGAGGTACCGTGTTCGACGGAGCCTCGACCTCGCGGGTCGACGTCGCCGTGAGCGGTGACCGCATCGTCGACGTCGGAACCGGCCTGGACGGCGATGACGTCGTCGACTGCTCGGGAATGTCGATCGTTCCCGGGCTGTTCGACTGCCATGTGCACGTCATGGTGCGAGACCTCGACATCTCCCGTGCCGAACAGGAGCCGTTCTCTCTCCAGTACTACGAGGCGCTGCGCAATCTATCGCTCCTCCTCGATCAAGGGATCACCTCGGCGCGCGATGCAGCCGGTGCGGACCTGGGCGTCAAGCGGGCGATCGAGCAGAAGCTCATCGAGGGGCCGCGCCTGCAGATCGCGCTCGTCATGCTGTCCCAGACCGGAGGCCACAGCGATCTGCACCTCCCTTCCGGCGGTAGCCGTTCGATGTCGATGATGATGCCGCACCCCGGGCGGCCGCGCGCGGTGCGCGACGGAGTAGACGACGTGCGCCGCGGTGTGCGAGAGGTGCTGCGCGCGGGGGCCGACACGATCAAGATCGCAACCACCGGGGGCGTCATGTCGCCGGGGGACGATCCGCGACACACGCACTTCCGCGACGACGAGCTTGAGGTGATCGCCGCCGAGGCAGCGGCCGCAGGGACCGACTTCTTCGCGCACGCGCAGGGCACCGAGGGGATCAAGGCGGCGCTCCGACACGGGGCGCGCTCGATCGAGCACGGATATCACCTCGACGACGAGGCGATAGATCTCATGCTGCGCGCGGATGCTTGGCTCGTGCCGACGCTCTCGGCAACCCGCGCGATCGTCGACGCTGCCGACCGCGGCGTGCCGATC encodes:
- a CDS encoding L-serine ammonia-lyase; the protein is MTYAQPAVGVFDLFTVGIGPSSSHTVGPMKAAAEFVGLIGERGVIEQVAQVRVEIFGSLAATGAGHGTFTAVLLGLAGARSEEITPDEVTARLDEITRTGMVSLGGRHPVPCRMKDFVLRPLTVHPRHPNALSFTVVDAAGDELASETYFSVGGGFIVREGDESSADQPEPQTPPLPFRSGAELLAVCDETGLAVSDVMRENERARRSDDEIRAGLKHIWDVMEACVRSSIGRPGVLPGGLQVRRRAGDWAARLAAEDPDHDGEHWQQRVNLVALAVNEENASGGRVVTAPTNGAAGIVPAVLYYALHYTSAGRSTAEGAREEVIERFLLTAAAIGTLYKANASISGAEVGCQGEVGSASSMAAAGLAEIMGGTPRQVENAAEIAMEHNLGLTCDPIRGLVQIPCIERNAIAASKAINAARMALWGDGEHRVSLDQVITTMRDTGADMSHKYKETALGGLAVNVVEC
- a CDS encoding metal-dependent hydrolase family protein, which translates into the protein MLKRTVFAGGTVFDGASTSRVDVAVSGDRIVDVGTGLDGDDVVDCSGMSIVPGLFDCHVHVMVRDLDISRAEQEPFSLQYYEALRNLSLLLDQGITSARDAAGADLGVKRAIEQKLIEGPRLQIALVMLSQTGGHSDLHLPSGGSRSMSMMMPHPGRPRAVRDGVDDVRRGVREVLRAGADTIKIATTGGVMSPGDDPRHTHFRDDELEVIAAEAAAAGTDFFAHAQGTEGIKAALRHGARSIEHGYHLDDEAIDLMLRADAWLVPTLSATRAIVDAADRGVPIPAESLALAREALQAHRASFARAVDAGVKIAMGTDSPPYAHPSASNLDELQLMTEASSMTPQDAWRAATSSAAALLRQDGLGSITPGMLADLVVVDGRLDDLRGLRDRIRHVSLGGQRVR